AGCGCCGGCTGGGACGCCAACCCACCTTTCGCTACGGCCCGCGCGAAATTGACCTGGACTTGTTGTTCTACGACCAGGCGGTCATCACAACGCCGGAACTTACCGTACCCCATCCGCGCCTGCACGAACGGGCTTTTGTGCTGGTGCCCCTGAATGACCTGGCTCCTCACTGGCGGCACCCACTTCTAGGCCGTACCATGGCTGAACTGCTGGCCCAGGTGTCCCGCGGAGGCGTCCGCCGCCTCTAATGCAACCTGCACCTTGCCACCTTTGTCCTGCCTCTTCTGTCTTGCATCCTCTCCTGCATCTTCTATCCTGCATCTTCTATCCTGCAACCCTTATCCCTGTACCTCCAGGAGGTTCCATGCCCCTACACACCCCCGAACTCCCCATTGGCCCCCGTACCTTTCGCTGGGGGGAACGCAGTTACATCATGGGCATCCTGAATGTGACCCCGGACAGTTTCTCCGGCGATGGCTTGCTGAAACGCGCTGACCCCGTGGAGGCGGCGCTGGCCCAGGCGCAGGTCTTTCTGGAGGCCGGGGCCGACATCCTGGACATCGGGGGGGAGAGCACCCGCCCGGGGGCGCAGCCCGTCCCTGTGAAAGAGGAGATCCGCCGCGTGATCCCGGTGGTGAGCGAGGTGGCCCGCCGGTTCCCCCAGGCCGTGATCTCTGTGGACACCTACAAGGCCGCCGTGGCTGAGGCCGCCCTGCAGGCCGGGGCCCATCTGGTGAACGACGTCTGGGGCCTGCGCGCCGATCCCTGCCTGGGCGAGGTGGTGGCCCGCTTTGGCGTCCCGGTGATTTTGATGCACAACCGCAGCACGCCGCAAAACGCCCAAGGGCGGGAGCGCTTAGGCGGGCGCTATGTGGGCGTGGCCTACGAGAACCTGCTGGAAGAGGTGAAGCGCGAGTTACTGGAAAGCGTGGCCCTGGCCCACGCGGCGGGCATCCCCGATGAGCGCATCATCCTGGACCCTGGCATCGGGTTCGGCAAGACGGTGGAACAGAACCTGGAGTTGGTGGATCGCCTGGGGGAGGTGCGGGCCCTGGGGTATCCGGTGCTGTTGGGGCCTTCGCGCAAGTCCTTCATCGGCTACACGTTGAACCTGCCGCCAGAGGAGCGCCTGGAGGGCACGGCGGCCGCAGTGGCCGTAGGCATCGCGCGCGGCGCCGATATCGTGCGCGTGCACGATGTGGCGTTCATGGTACGGGTGGCCCGTATGACCGACGCCATCGTGCGGCGTGGGGGGGAAACCACCGAGGGACGCCCGGGAGGCGCCCCTCGGTGGTCCGCTAAATCAACCGCTTGAGTTCTTTGATGACCCGTTTGGCGATGACCATGCGCTGCACCTCGCTGGTGCCTTCGCCGATGGTCATCAGGCGGGTGTCGCGGTACATGCGTTCCACCGGGTATTCGCGGCTGTAGCCGTAACCGCCGTGGATCTGGATGGCGTTGCGACAGACCCGCTCGGCCATCTCGGTGGCGAAGAGTTTGGCCATGGCCGCCGCGTGGGTGTAGGGCCGCCCTTGTTCTTTGAGCCAGGCGGCGTGATAGATCATCAGCCGCGCGGCATGGATCTCGGTGGCCATATCGGCCAGCATGAACTGGATGGCCTGGTGCTTGGCCAGGGGTTTGCCAAAGGTGTGACGTTCCAGGGCGTAGCGCCGCGCCTCTTCAAAGGCGGCCTGAGCGATGCCCAGGGCCAGGGCGCCAATGCCCACCCGGCCGCCGTCGAGCACTTGGAGCGTCTGATACAACCCACGGCCCACTTCGCCCAACAGGTTTTCCCGCGGCACGCGCACGTTTTCGTAGGTGATGGCGTGGCTGTGGCTGGTCCAGAGGCCCATTTTCTTTTCGGGCGGGCCGATGTACAGGCCGGGGATATCGGTGGGCACGATGATCATGCTCAGGCTTTTGCTGCTGCGCTCGGGCGCCGTGCGCACCAGGGTCACGATGTAGGCGGCGTCGGCCGCGTTGGTGATCCACATCTTGCTGCCGTTGATCACCCACTCGTCGCCGTCCAGTTCGGCTTTGGTCTGCAGGCCCTGGAGGTCCGAGCCGGTGTTGGGTTCGGTGAGCGCCAGGGCGGCCAGGGTGCCTTTTTGGCCGCTGGTGGCCGTGGGCAGGAAGCGCCGCTTTTGCTCCTCGGTGCCGAACATCACGATGGGGGCCAGGCCCAGGCTGTTGTGGGCTGCCACCGTGAGGGCGGTGCCGCCGTCGGCCCAGCCCAGTTCCTCGATGGCGAGGGCCATGCTCACCGCGTCCAGTTCGCTGCCGCCGTAGGCTTCGGGCACGGTCATGCCCAGCAGGCCCAGTTGCTTCCCCCCTTTTTCCAGGGCGGGCCAGATCATTTCGTGTCGTTCACCGAATTCAGCGGCTTTAGGGCGCACTTCTTGCGCCGCAAACTGATGCACAGCGTCACGCCACATGCGTTGTTCGGGGGTCAGGTCAAAGTCCATTTCCTCCTCCGAGGGATAAGGTTGTTGAGAGGGAGGGCTGGTCAGGGATACGCCAGCACCAGCACGCGCCCGTAGTTACGCCATTGACGGGCGAACGCTTCGGCATCGCGCCAGACCAGGTTGGGGTGGGGATGGGCGGAGTCCACAAAGCCCCAGCCTTGCTCCGGGTGGAAGGCGGCCAACACGGCAATGTGCGCCCAGAGGGGACGCCACTGGCCGAAGGCGGCAACAACACCCAGCCCCGTGACAACCCTTCGCGTAGCAGGTGGGGCGGGGCGGCCCAGCGCCACTCGGCGCGCAAGCCGTGTTGTCGCAGGGCGTCCACCACCCCCCAGGGGAAGGTGGCCCAGTTGGGAATGCGACGGATAAAAGGCAGGGGCCCCACCCAACGGGGGCGGTTGAGTTCGCGGGCCAGGGCACGGCCATCCACTCGGCGCTGCGTCAACGCGCTGAGCACCATGGCCGCTGCGAAAGGGCCGCAATGGTTGCTCTGGCCCTGCCATTGATGTGCAGCCAGCAAAGCCGGAAGATGCGGCGTGACGAGGTTGGGGGCCTCAGCTATGTCGTTCAGCGGGTCGGCCCTCCGCCGCCGTGGGCCTGTTTCGGGCGTACCATGCCTTCGGGCACCTCGACCAGCACGGCGTGGCCCTTGACCGTGACCACATCCCCGGCCCAGACCTCGGTCTCGACGACCACCTTGCGCCCCTTGTGCTCCACGATGCGCCCCTTGGCGACCAGTTCCACGCCTTGAGGCGTGGGCTTGAGAAAGTCCACTTTGAGCGAGGCGGTGACGAACCGTGGGGCAGGGTCAGTGTCACCGGGTTTGTGCCCCCGGGCCAGGTAGGCGGCCCAGGCCGCCGCGCCGGTGCTGTGGCAATCCACCAGCGAGGCCAGGAAGCCGCCGTACACATATCCGGGAATGGCGGTGTACTTTTCCTCCGGTCGATACCGGGTCACGGCGATCCCATCCTCCCAGGTCGTCTTGAAGTGATGACCGTGGGGGTTTAGCCGTCCACAACCGAAACACCAGGCTACATCGTCGGGGTACAGGTCTTGGATAAAGAAGTCCATGTTCGCTCCCTCGTCGTGAGTTTCCGAAAGGGGGGAAGCGGGCGCTGAGTACGCCTGCTTTCGACCCTATCGTGCTTTCTTGATTTCTTCCACCGCCTCGGGGTTGACCAGGGCGGAGGTGTCGCCGGGGTCCTGCCCCAGATAAGCCGCCCGGATCATCCGGCGCATCACCTTGGCGTTGCGCGTCTTGGGCAGGTCGCTGACGAAGAGCACAGCTTTCGGGGCCAGGGCCTTGCCCATAGCCTTGACCACCCGCTGCCGCAGCTCCTCACGCAGCACCTCCGAGGGCTCCTCGCCCGGCTTGAGCACGGCGAAGACCACCAAGGCGTTGCCCTTGACCTCGTCGGGGACGCCGATGGCGGCGGCTTCCATCACGGCAGGGTGCTCCACCACCACCGACTCCACCTCTGCCGGCCCCAGGCGCTTGCCGGCGACCTTGATGGTGTCGTCCGAGCGGCCCAGGATGTACCACATGCCGTCCTCGTCAATGGCCGCGAAGTCCCCGTGCACCCACACATTCGGCCAGCGGGACCAGTAGGTGCGGATGTACCGGTCGGGGTCCTTCCAGAAGCCGCGGGTCATGCCGATCCAGGGAGCCTTGATGACCAGTTCGCCCACCTGGTTGCGCGCGGGCTGGCCGTTTTCGTCGAACACGTCGGCGGCAATGCCGGGGCAGGCAGCAGAGAAGGCGCAGGGTTTCAGCGGCAGGATGGGGTTGCCCATGACAATGCCGCCGGAAATCTCCGTGCCGCCGGAGTAGTTGATGATGGGTCGTTTGCCCTCGCCCACTTCCTGGAAGAGCCACATCCACGGATCGGGGTTCCATGGCTCGCCGGTGGAGGCGAAGAAGCGTAGGCTGCTCAGGTCGTGTTTCTTCACCGGTTCGATGCCGTGGGGGATGATGGCCCGCACATAGGTCGGCGAGAGGCCCAGGTGGGTGATTTTGTGGCGCTCCACCAGGGCCCACACCCGGTCCACCTCAGGGTAATTGGGGGCGCCGTCGTAGATGAAGAACGTGGCTCCCAGGAGCAACGCGCCGAACACCAGCCAGGGGCCCATCATCCAGCCCATGTCGGTCATCCACCAGATGATGTCGCCGGGGTGGACGTCGGTGCCAAAGGCCATATCCTGTGCAGCCTTGATGGGGAAGCCACAATGGGTGTGCACCGCGCCTTTGGGCCTGCCCGTGGTCCCCGAGGTGTAAATCACCATGAGCACATCCTCGGCATCGGTGACCTCGGTTTCGGCCTCTTCGGGTTGGAAGGTGACAAAGTCGTGCCACCAGTGGTCGCGGCCTTCCTGTATTTGAACCGTGTTCCCGGCCCGACGCACCACGATCATGTGTTTCAGAGTGGGCACCTGTTTGGCGGCCTTGTCGGCCACGGCTTTCATATCGACAATCTTGCCGCGGCGGAAGAAGCCGTCGGCCGTGATCAGGGCCTTGGCATCGGCGTCCTTCAATCGTGTGACCACGGCGTCCACGCCATAGCCGCTGAACAAGGGCAGGATGATGCCACCGATCTTCGCCACGGCCAGCAGGGCGACCACGATTTCGGGAATCATGGGCATGTAGATACCGACGGCGTCGCCCTTGCCCAACCCCAGGGAACGCAAGGCGTTGGCCGCCTGGTTCACGCGCCGGTACAGGTCGCGATATGTATAAGAGCGGGTCTGTCCACCTTCGCCTTCATAGATGAACGCGACCCGCCCTTCGGTCTCGGTGCCCATGTACTTGTCCAAAAGGTTATGGACGATGTTCATTTTGCCCCCAACGCACCATTTCGGCCACTGAATGCCTCGGGAAAAGTCCACAATTTGGGTGTAAGGCTCGTAAAACTGGATGCCCAGGTATTGCAACACCGCTTCGGTAAACCAGGCGATATCCTCGGTGGAACGGCGCATGAGTTCGTTGTAGTCTTTGATGCCATGTTGCCGCATGAAGGCGGTCAGATGCGCGCGCTCGATGTACTCCGGCGTGGGACGCCAAACGATCTCACCACCAAATTCAAAGGTGCCGCTCATGGTCTCCTCCGTCCGAGTGTGATATGGTCGGTGTGTATATTCTAAGTCCAGATGGCCGAAAAGACAAATTCGGTCAGGGCTTCAGAGGTCTTGGGGGCTGCTTTTTCTGCAGGCGTCGGGGTAACCAGCCGCTGCCAGTAAGCGCGCAAGACTTCGGCATCCTCTTTGGGAACCAGAAAGGTGACCACATCCCCCAAACAGAGCATGGTATCGCCGTGGGGCATGATACCCTCGCCCTGACGCCGAATGTGAATAACCAGGAAGTCCCGCGGCAGGTTTAGCCGGGCCAACCGTTGGCCGATGATGGGCGGCGTATCGGGGGGACCGTGCACTGCAGTTCCACCGTCCCCGGCGGGGCACCCGGCAGCCGCCTGACCAGCAGCCCGCGCCGCACGGTGCCCAACTCGTAGGCGTGGACGAGGTCGTTGCGTTTGACCACGCCCAGCAGGCGATAGGGGTCGTCGCGGGCGGCCATGGGGACGCGAGAGATGTCGCGCGGGGCCATGCGTTGCAGCACGGCCCGCACCGGCTCGTCGGGGTAAACCACCACCACACGCCGGGTGGCGATGTCACGCACCCGCAGGTCTTCGGGCGGCACACTTTCGTGCCCTACCGCACGGCGATAGTCCTCCAGCGAGACGATGCCCCAGAGGCGCCCCTGCTCATCCACCACCGGGAAGCCGTGGGAGTTGGTCTGCAGGAACAGCCCCGCCAGGGCGCGAACGGGGCAGGTCGGGGCTGACCGTAACGGGGTGGGTATCCATCACTTCTTCCACCCGCACGGCGGCCAGCACATCCCCAAACGCCATCCGCCGGATCACCGAGGGGGCAGGGAGGCCACCACTACCGCGTGGCGAACTGTAAAGCGCCGAACTCGGCCAGGATGATTTCCAGGGCGAACATCACCCTGGCGATGGGGGCGTTGAAGTGGCGGCGATTCCTGCCGCTGCCCCACACGCCACCAGGGTGCGAATGCGGCGCTCGCTTTGGTGCATCCATTGGCCGATGGTCGAGCCCAAAGCCGTGCCGATTTGCACGATGGGGCCTTCGCGCCCCACTGAGCCTCCCGAACCGATATTGATGGAAGACGCCAGGGCTTTGATGATCACCACCAGCGGCCGGATACGACCACCGCGCCCAGGCCGCCGCCCAACCCCACAACCAACGCCAGGGTCATCATCACGTGGCTTCATCGGTGACCCATTGGGGAGACCAGAGGCGCGTTTTCCGACCCGATTGTGGCGACATCCGTCCTCCACAAAGTTCATCCCGGCCCGACCTGATTGTATTGTACAACGAGATGAACTTCCGTGCGGGAAAAATATGAGCAGGGCGTCAGTGCCCTGCTCGCTCGAATGCGCATCGAGTGGTGAAAAGGCCCGGAGGTTTACCCCTTGGCGGGCTTTTCCTCTGCTTGCCGTTCTGCCTGGGGCGGAGAAGCGGAAATCAACTGCTGCCAGAAGCGGTTGAGGGCCTCCACATCGCCGTCGCGGGCCAGCAGGGTGACCACATCCCCGGCCTGCAGCACCGTATCCCCGTGGGGCACGATACTCTCCCCGTCCCGATGGATGTGGATGATCAGGAACGCTTCAGGGATGTGCAACTCGGCCAGGGTCTTCCCCACGATGGGAGCGTCGGGTGGAATGGGGAACTGGGCTTCGGCGGTGCCTTTGGGCATGCCAGGCAGATGGCCCAGAGCAAAGCCACGGCGCACCATACCCAGGTCGTACGCACGCACGATTTCGTTGCGCCGCACCAGCCCCAGGAGTTTGCGCGGGTTGTCTCGCGCCACCACCGGCACGCGCGAAAGGTCGCGCGGGGCCATGCGCTGCAACACAGCCCGCACTGGCTCGTCGGGGTAGGCCACCACCACATCCCGCGTGGCGATATCCCGCACTTTCAAATCGGGGGGGATGCTTCCATCGGGCCGGAGGGCGTTGCGGTAGTCCGTGATGGAGACGATGCCCCACAACTCGCCTTTCTCGTCCACCACCGGGAAGCCATGGGAATTGGTCTGTAGGAACAGGCCGGGCAACGCCTGCACGGGCAGGTCGGGGCTGACCGTGACCGGTTTGCGGTCCATCACCTCCTCCACCCGCACGGTGGACATGATGTCCACATCCCGCCCGCGGAACAGGTGAATGCCCCGGCGGGCCAGTTTGAGGGTGTAGATGGATTCGTGGTGGAGGTGTTCGGCCAGGACCATGCTGACCACCACGGAGGCCAACAGAGGGAGCAGAATGCGGTAATCGTCCGTCATCTCAAACACGATCATCACCGCCGTGAGCGGAGCCCGCGCCGCGGCCGCGAAGACGGCCGCCATCCCCACCGTCGCGTAGGCGCCCGGCCCGGAAATCCATTGGGGAACTAAGGAGTGCAATAACCAGCCGAATGCCCCTCCGGTCATCGCGCCCATGAACAGGGAGGGGGCAAACACCCCACCGGAGTTCCCCGAACCCAGGGTGAGGATGGTGGCCACCAGTTTCAGTACCAGCAAAGTAACCAGCAGCCACACCGACACCTCGCCCAACAGCGCCGCCTGAATGCTGGGATACCCCGAACCGTAAATCTGCGGCATCCCGGCCAACAAATCCCGGGCGTTGAGGCTCAGTTGCTCCGTCGGGACGCTCCCGCGGAGCAGGTAGGGATACCCAAAGCCCACAACCCCCATGATCACGGCCCCCGCGGCCGGCTTCAGCGCATCGGGGAAGCGCCAGTTGTCGAACAGGTCCTCCATGGCATAGAGCGTCTTGATAAACGCCACGCCCACCAAGGCCGCAATCAACCCCAAACCAAAATAAGCGATGATTTCCCACGGGCCAGCGAGGACATACGAAGGCACCGAAAAGGCCGGGCGTTCTCCCAAGAAGGCCCACGAAACGGTGGCGGCGGTCACCGCCGAGAAGATCACGCTGGCCAAGTCTTCCAGCGAAAGTTCCCCGAGAATGATTTCCAGTGCAAAGAGCACGCCAGCGATGGGCGCGTTGAAGGTGGCGGCGATACCCGCCGCCGCACCGCAGGCCACTAAGTTGCGGATGCGCGACTCGGAGAACCGCAGCCATTGACCGATGGTGGACCCCAGGGCGGCGCCGACCTGGACGATAGGCCCTTCGCGCCCGGCCGAGCCCCCCGAACCGATGCAGGCTGCCGACGCGCCCACCTTGGCCACCACCACCACGGGCCGAATGCGACCACCTCGCAGAGCAATGGCTTCCATCACCTCCGGCACGCCGTGCCCTTTCGCCTCATGGGCCACATAGGCGATAATGGGCCCAGCGACCAAGGCGCCCAAAACCGGTCCCACGATGTACCAGCCCCGCCCTAAATCGGGTAGCATGCCTGGCAACACGGCATAAAGCAAATGAGTCACCCACTCGATGAGCCGGATGAAAAACACAGCACCCAACCCGGTACCCAAACCGACCAAGAAGGACAATGTGAACATCACCGGGGTGCGAGAAGGCTGCAGGCGATCTAGCCAACGCGCCATGGGGTTGGGAGCACAACCAGTTGCAGGCATCGCCCTTTCTCCGCGTGAAGAGATGGCGTGTCGTCCATAGGGGCGATCACGCAGAGGATGTGCAGTCAAGCGGCCTCTATTTTACTACGCGCCAAGGGTTCCCTTCCACTCCAGATTCGTATAAAATGGGAGGGCAGCGGCGCGTTTTGCGGAAATCCCACGCGCCCTTTCGGCAAGTTGACTTTTAGAACATCTGTGCTAAAATAAGGGCACTTCACCGGGAGGATAGGCTATGGCACGAAAACCAGACAACGGCACGGAAGACCCCCGGCGCGCGGTGCTGGAAGGCGCGCTGAGAGAAATCACCAAACGCTTCGGGGAAGGTGCCATCATGCGCCTGGGCGAGGCGCGCCATTTGCAGGTCGAGGCCATCCCTACTGGGGCGTTATCCCTGGACATCGCCCTGGGCGTCGGGGGCATCCCCCGGTCGCGGATCACCGAAATCTACGGCCCCGAATCTTCTGGCAAGACCACCCTCTGCCTGCACATCGTGGCCGAGGCTCAAAAACGAGGGGGCGTGGCCGCCTATGTGGACATGGAACACGCTCTGGATCCGGCTTACGCGGAGCGCATCGGCGTCAATGTGGACGAATTGTTCATTTCCCAACCGGATACCGGGGAACAGGCGCTGGAAATCGTTGAAACCTTGGTGCGCTCCGGCGCTGTGGATGTGGTGGTGATCGATTCGGTGGCTGCTTTGGTGCCGCGGGCCGAAATCGAGGGCGACATGGGCGACGCCACCATGGGCATGCAGGCGCGCCTGATGTCTCAGGCGCTGCGCAAACTCAGCGGGGCCATCGCCCAGACCCGCACCGCTGTCATCTTCACCAACCAATTGCGCCAGAAAATCGGCGTGCTCTTCGGCAATCCGGAGACCACCCCCGGCGGCATGGCGCTGAAGTTCTACGCTTCGGTGCGCATGGACATCCGCCGCATCCAGAGCATCAAGGTCGGCTCGGAGATCATCGGCAACCGGGTGCGGGTGAAAGTGGTGAAGAACAAAGTCGCTCCGCCTTTCCGCCAGACAGAATTCGACATCCTTTACAACGAAGGCATCTCCCGGGAGGGCGACCTGCTGGACCTGGCCACCAACCTGGAGATCATCACCAAACGCGGATCGTTCTACTCCTACGGGGATCTGCGCCTGGGTCAGGGGCGGGAGAACGCCAAGACCTTCCTGCGACAAAACCCCGACCTGGCTGCCGAGATCGAGATGGCCGTCCGGCAGTGGTATGTGGAGCAAGAACTTTTGCCGCCCTCGGCGCTCCCCGGCGGGGCAGAAGAGGCGTAAATCGCACCTTGGCACGGGCGTCGAGGACAGCGGGGAACGCCCCGCTGTCCTTTTTGCCCGTGCAGCACGCAGCATGGGAGGAGCATCACCATGGGTCGTGGATGGTGGATTTGGTTCGCTGGGCTCCTTGTAGGTGGGGCGCTTTTCGCTGGCTGCCGTCGCCAGCCGCAGGGCGCCCCGTCCGGCGTGTTCGTCCCCCCTCCGGTGCAGATGGCCACGGCGGCCGTGGGCGCCGTCACGGCCACGCCACAACCCGCCTCCTTCCCCACCCCGACACCCCCCTGCCAGGATGCGCTGACTTATCTGGAAGACCTCACCATCCCCGACGGCACGGTGGTCTCGCCGGGGGAGACGCTGGACAAGCAGTGGCGGGTGCGCAACAGCGGCACCTGCAACTGGGATGAACGCTACCACCTGCGCCTGGTCGATGGCGTGCCCCTGGGAGCCGAGAAGGAACTTCCTCTCTATCCTGCCCGCGCGGGAGCCGAGGCTGTGATCCGCATCCTTTTCACCGCGCCGGAAGAGCCCGGCCTCTACATCAGCACCTGGCAGGCGGTGAACCCGGACGGCCAGTACTTCGGCGACCCCATCTACATTCAAATTCGCGTGGCTTCTTCCCCCTGACCCCGCTTTTCGAGGGAAAGGGAAGCGGGATGCCCACTCACTGGAAAAGCCAGCCCCTGCCGAGCCCCACCCCACGGTCTCCCCGCCCGGCGCCCGCATGGGGACTGCTGGGCCTGCTGATGACCGTCCTAGTCCTTTGGGGCGGGGCGGCATGGCCCCGGCCAGCACAGCCTCATCCGAACCCGACGACGACCTTGCCGTCCCCCGCTTCGGTGCGCCCGCCCCTGGCCTTTACTCCCACCCCCACCCCCTGGCGACCGCAGCCTCCTACCCCCACCTGGGATCCCTCCCCTACCCCGTCACTGACTCCTACTGCCGCCCCTTCGCCTTTCCCCACGCCCACATCCCAACCCACCCTGCCCGCGGAGGCCCACCTCACGGGCGTTGGCGGCCACTGGCCCCTCTACAACCTGAGTTGTGAGGCGGCCAGCGCCGTGGATTGGGCCGCCTTCTTCAGCGTCTCGCTCAGCGAAGATGAGTTTCAACGCCAGTTGCCCCGCTCCGACAACCCCAATCGCGGCTTCGTCGGCAGCCCCTACGGCGTGTGGGGGCAGATCCCCCGCACGACTACGGCGTGCACGCCCCGCCGGTGGCGGCGCTGCTGCGGGCGTACGGCCTCCCCGCCCAAGTGGTCACCCACCTGGGATGGGACGGCCTGCGCGCCCAAATCGCTGCCGGGCATCCGGTCATCGCCTGGGTGGTGGGGGATTTGTGGGCCGGCACCCCAGTGACCTATCGCGCTGCTGACGGTCAGCAGGTCACCGTGGCGCCTTTCGAGCACACCGTGCTGGTGACCGGGCACACCGCCAGCACCGTGCGGCTCATCAACCGCGGTGTGGTGCAGGTGGTGCCCCGCTGGGCCTTTCTGCGCTCCTGGGAGGTGCTGGGGCAGATGGCCGTGATTTGGGGCGAAGAGCCGACGGCGCCTTAGCCCCACGCCTCAGGGGGCATGCCGCCGCAGAATCTGCCGTACCGAGCCGTAGTAACTTTCCCCGAAAAGATTGAGGTGGTTCAACAGGTGATAGAGGTTGTAAATGGGAAGCCGCTCCCGCCACTCGGGCATCAGGGGGCGAACCTCCTCGTAGGCGCGGTAGAAGGCCTCGGGAAAGCCACCGAAAAGTTGGGTCATGCCCAGTTCGGCTTCGGCCCAGCCGTAATGCGTGGCCGGGTCGATCAAAGCCGGCTGGCCGTGCTCATCCGGGATCACATTGCCGCTCCACAGGTCGCCGTGGAGCAGCGAGGCCGGTTGAGGCGGGACCAGTTCGGGCAAACGGGCGGCCAGCCGTTCCACCCGGCGCACATCTTCCTGGGGCAACAGCCCGCGCCGGTGGGCCAAGCGGGCCTGGAAGAGCAAACGGTGCTCGGCGAAGAAAGCGTAGCCGTCCTCAGTCCAGGGGTTGGGTTGAGGCATGCTGCCGATATAGTTGTCGTGGGCAAAGCCAAAGCGCGGGTTCGTATGGCGATGCAACGCGGCCAGTTGGCGGCCCAGGGTTTCCCAAAAGTCCGGTCGGCGTGAGGCCGGAGCTAGGTCTTCCAGGAGCAGGAAATCTTGCCCCCACAGATAAGGTCGCGGCACCCGGGGACCGTCGGGCACGCGCAGCGCCTCCAGGCCCTCGGCCTCGCGGGCGAACATGTCCGGCGGCGCGCTGGGGTTGGTTTTGAGGAAGAAGGTGTGCCCGGAGGCCGTCACCAGCCGCGCCCCGTTGTTAATGCACCCCCCGCCCACGGGGGCGACCCGGACCACCTCGCCGTAGCCCTGGGCCTGTAACCATGCGGCCACCTGTTGGGGCACCACCGACATCCTTACGCCTCCTGCTCTGAGGATAACTGACCGCTTTCCAGCGCCTCCAACAACCCCTGCACCGAGCGATCGATGACGCGATACACCAACTCAAACCCGTCTTCGCCGCCGTAGTACGGGTCCGGCACTTCACGTTCCCCATGGGCCTGGGGGTCGAACTCGCGCAGATAGCGCACCTTGTGCCCCTGGCCGCGCAGGCTGGCCAGGGCCATCATGTGGGCGTAGGTGTCGTCGTCCATGACGAAGAACCAGTCGAAGCGGTCGAAGTCGTCGGGGTGAATCTGGCGTCCCCGATGGTCATAGTGCAGCCCATGGCGGGCGGCCACCCGGCGTATACGGGGATCGGGCGGTTCGCCGATATGCCAAGCACCGGTGCCGGCTGAGTCCACCTCGTATTTGTGGGCCACGCCGCGCTGTTCGGCGTAGTGCCAAAAGAGGGCTTCGGCCAGAGGACTGCGGATGATGTTGCCCAAGCAGACGAAACAGAGGCGAACAGGTTGAGTCACGCAAGTAACCTCCGTTGCAGGAAGGATGCACCACGCCCCCGAATTATACCCAATCCAAATCCAGGTCTTTTGACTTCCGCCTCTGGCCGTGCTATAAAAAGCATCTCCCGCGTTTTTTTGAAGGGCAACCTATGCTCGAGAAGGTGTACGAGGCCATCGGGAAAGCCATCGCCATCATCCTCGGCTTGCAGATGGTCACCTCCCTGTCGAGCCATGCCTTCGTTTTTCCGTGAAACCGGCGGGATTCCGACAGGTACAAGGGTGAAAAAACGCCCCCGAAGGCCATCACGGCTCCGGGGGCGCGGTTGTAC
This genomic stretch from Anaerolineae bacterium harbors:
- the folK gene encoding 2-amino-4-hydroxy-6-hydroxymethyldihydropteridine diphosphokinase, whose product is MPREHTAFIALGTNLGDREANLQAARAALRQVVWLTGVSPIYETTPWGYTDQPPFLNQVVMGLTTLPPRDLLAFLKATERRLGRQPTFRYGPREIDLDLLFYDQAVITTPELTVPHPRLHERAFVLVPLNDLAPHWRHPLLGRTMAELLAQVSRGGVRRL
- the folP gene encoding dihydropteroate synthase, which translates into the protein MPLHTPELPIGPRTFRWGERSYIMGILNVTPDSFSGDGLLKRADPVEAALAQAQVFLEAGADILDIGGESTRPGAQPVPVKEEIRRVIPVVSEVARRFPQAVISVDTYKAAVAEAALQAGAHLVNDVWGLRADPCLGEVVARFGVPVILMHNRSTPQNAQGRERLGGRYVGVAYENLLEEVKRELLESVALAHAAGIPDERIILDPGIGFGKTVEQNLELVDRLGEVRALGYPVLLGPSRKSFIGYTLNLPPEERLEGTAAAVAVGIARGADIVRVHDVAFMVRVARMTDAIVRRGGETTEGRPGGAPRWSAKSTA
- a CDS encoding acyl-CoA dehydrogenase, with protein sequence MDFDLTPEQRMWRDAVHQFAAQEVRPKAAEFGERHEMIWPALEKGGKQLGLLGMTVPEAYGGSELDAVSMALAIEELGWADGGTALTVAAHNSLGLAPIVMFGTEEQKRRFLPTATSGQKGTLAALALTEPNTGSDLQGLQTKAELDGDEWVINGSKMWITNAADAAYIVTLVRTAPERSSKSLSMIIVPTDIPGLYIGPPEKKMGLWTSHSHAITYENVRVPRENLLGEVGRGLYQTLQVLDGGRVGIGALALGIAQAAFEEARRYALERHTFGKPLAKHQAIQFMLADMATEIHAARLMIYHAAWLKEQGRPYTHAAAMAKLFATEMAERVCRNAIQIHGGYGYSREYPVERMYRDTRLMTIGEGTSEVQRMVIAKRVIKELKRLI
- a CDS encoding PaaI family thioesterase — protein: MDFFIQDLYPDDVAWCFGCGRLNPHGHHFKTTWEDGIAVTRYRPEEKYTAIPGYVYGGFLASLVDCHSTGAAAWAAYLARGHKPGDTDPAPRFVTASLKVDFLKPTPQGVELVAKGRIVEHKGRKVVVETEVWAGDVVTVKGHAVLVEVPEGMVRPKQAHGGGGPTR
- a CDS encoding AMP-binding protein, which translates into the protein MRQHGIKDYNELMRRSTEDIAWFTEAVLQYLGIQFYEPYTQIVDFSRGIQWPKWCVGGKMNIVHNLLDKYMGTETEGRVAFIYEGEGGQTRSYTYRDLYRRVNQAANALRSLGLGKGDAVGIYMPMIPEIVVALLAVAKIGGIILPLFSGYGVDAVVTRLKDADAKALITADGFFRRGKIVDMKAVADKAAKQVPTLKHMIVVRRAGNTVQIQEGRDHWWHDFVTFQPEEAETEVTDAEDVLMVIYTSGTTGRPKGAVHTHCGFPIKAAQDMAFGTDVHPGDIIWWMTDMGWMMGPWLVFGALLLGATFFIYDGAPNYPEVDRVWALVERHKITHLGLSPTYVRAIIPHGIEPVKKHDLSSLRFFASTGEPWNPDPWMWLFQEVGEGKRPIINYSGGTEISGGIVMGNPILPLKPCAFSAACPGIAADVFDENGQPARNQVGELVIKAPWIGMTRGFWKDPDRYIRTYWSRWPNVWVHGDFAAIDEDGMWYILGRSDDTIKVAGKRLGPAEVESVVVEHPAVMEAAAIGVPDEVKGNALVVFAVLKPGEEPSEVLREELRQRVVKAMGKALAPKAVLFVSDLPKTRNAKVMRRMIRAAYLGQDPGDTSALVNPEAVEEIKKAR
- a CDS encoding CBS domain-containing protein, encoding MDEQGRLWGIVSLEDYRRAVGHESVPPEDLRVRDIATRRVVVVYPDEPVRAVLQRMAPRDISRVPMAARDDPYRLLGVVKRNDLVHAYELGTVRRGLLVRRLPGAPPGTVELQCTVPPIRRPSSANGWPG